From Chryseobacterium shandongense, the proteins below share one genomic window:
- a CDS encoding ATP-binding cassette domain-containing protein, producing the protein MSKLHIDSVTKSYGSRTILKDIYLSCEKGKIVALIGGIGSGKSTLLQIIFGTLKGDSQFIKFNDQVLTKQSDRKNKIAYLPQTLMFPKDIKIKNLISLFCNEINTQKLFNSDLIQPVLNRTMRNLSGGERRMVEVLTIIHSDADFILLEEPYSGLSPILKEKIMNMIMELSQEKGFIISDFNVEEAIKISDEFYLLSNTSLKQMKDLKELQQDYYLPKNI; encoded by the coding sequence ATGAGCAAACTTCATATTGACAGTGTCACAAAATCTTACGGTTCAAGAACAATTCTGAAAGACATTTATTTAAGCTGTGAAAAAGGAAAAATTGTGGCTTTAATTGGTGGCATCGGATCCGGAAAATCAACATTGTTACAGATTATTTTCGGAACGCTGAAGGGAGATTCTCAGTTTATTAAATTCAATGACCAGGTTCTTACAAAGCAATCCGATAGAAAAAACAAGATTGCCTATCTTCCCCAAACACTAATGTTTCCAAAAGATATTAAAATTAAAAATCTGATTTCTTTATTCTGTAATGAAATAAATACTCAAAAACTTTTTAATTCTGATCTAATTCAACCTGTATTAAACAGAACCATGAGAAACCTTTCCGGAGGCGAAAGAAGAATGGTTGAAGTATTAACGATCATCCATTCCGACGCAGACTTTATCTTACTGGAAGAACCTTACAGCGGCCTGTCCCCAATTTTAAAAGAAAAGATTATGAATATGATTATGGAATTATCCCAAGAAAAAGGCTTTATCATTTCAGATTTTAACGTGGAGGAAGCGATAAAAATTTCGGATGAATTTTACCTTCTTTCCAACACTTCTTTAAAACAAATGAAAGATTTAAAAGAATTGCAACAGGATTATTATCTTCCGAAAAACATTTAA
- a CDS encoding YcxB family protein: protein MESASIWLIVFFVFIIIRTYFSVKNIFNSNKKIQEVISYTFTDEKIRTKGETFDGDFTWNSVYKVKENKDWFLIYQSAQTMNMVPKKFFTKDQISGLRDLIRQNKVKAKLRND, encoded by the coding sequence ATGGAATCAGCATCAATCTGGCTGATCGTTTTCTTTGTTTTCATCATTATCCGCACTTATTTTAGCGTAAAGAATATTTTTAATTCCAACAAAAAAATTCAGGAGGTTATTTCTTATACTTTTACGGATGAAAAAATCCGCACGAAGGGCGAAACTTTTGACGGAGATTTTACATGGAATTCGGTGTATAAAGTCAAGGAAAACAAAGATTGGTTTCTGATTTACCAAAGTGCGCAGACAATGAATATGGTTCCTAAAAAGTTTTTTACAAAGGATCAGATTTCAGGACTTAGAGATCTCATCAGACAGAATAAAGTAAAAGCAAAACTCAGGAATGACTGA
- a CDS encoding endonuclease MutS2: protein MFINKEDLNELEFPQLLAEISPFAYSPKTREKILQLRPMEIDEAELSLKKTSEYLSSFESSNAIPFDEYEDIESELKLMLIENYRLENSAFIKIKTLTEQIGKLQKFFPTMPETFPTLMEDASVLEFRKEIIDKVDKVFNRFGEVKSEASPALKVLRTEIQHAKKAIQENFNRALFNYGQSEFLDDIRETIIDDQRVLAVKSGFKKRVPGRVLGLSKTGSITYIQPDSVVKHYFKLKENEEEEKKEIDKILRKLTAELAEFQPQLWRYQKYIFDLDLTRAKAKFAELINAVLPKINRHKTLRLRDAFHPLLFLRNKAENKTIYPQTLTFTEHNRIICISGPNAGGKSITLKTVGLLQLMIQSGILVPVHPKSEMFFFEKIMTDIGDNQSIENHLSTYSSRLRKMSGIIREADANTLLLIDEFGTGSDPELGGALAESFLEFFYDKKSFAIITTHYTNIKLVVEQLPNAQNAAMLFNEDTLEPMYKLEVGQAGSSFTFEVAEKNKIPRFIIHSAKKKVEHDIVNLDKTIVKLQQEKYEVEKLKSDLAERKESVEDKRDNLQKLNEQLQQKLYNFQKLYEEEHCKLQFGNKIETFIDSYTKGKSRKDVVKDFVKLLEQEKFRKLGADKDESKRLQVVKRKITQQLKKEEVIEKIAETNEKLEEKRQTDRSLWMKVGQRVRIAGSTSVGTIEKISKKKVVVNYGTFKTTIDADELERI, encoded by the coding sequence GTGTTTATAAATAAAGAAGATTTAAACGAATTAGAGTTTCCGCAATTGCTCGCGGAGATCTCTCCATTTGCATATTCTCCCAAGACAAGAGAAAAAATTCTTCAGCTTCGTCCGATGGAAATTGATGAGGCCGAACTTTCCCTGAAGAAAACTTCAGAATATTTATCCAGTTTTGAAAGTTCCAATGCCATTCCCTTTGACGAATATGAAGATATTGAAAGCGAACTGAAATTAATGCTGATTGAAAATTACCGCCTTGAAAACAGTGCTTTTATCAAAATAAAAACCCTCACGGAACAGATAGGTAAACTTCAGAAGTTTTTCCCGACCATGCCGGAAACCTTCCCAACTTTAATGGAAGATGCTTCTGTTTTGGAATTCAGAAAAGAAATTATAGATAAGGTTGATAAAGTTTTCAACCGTTTCGGAGAAGTGAAAAGTGAAGCTTCACCAGCCTTAAAAGTTTTGAGAACCGAAATTCAGCACGCTAAAAAAGCAATTCAGGAAAACTTTAACAGAGCTTTGTTTAATTATGGACAGAGTGAATTCTTAGATGACATCCGTGAAACGATTATTGATGACCAGCGGGTTTTAGCCGTAAAATCAGGATTCAAGAAAAGAGTTCCGGGAAGAGTATTGGGATTATCCAAAACCGGTTCAATTACCTATATCCAGCCGGATTCTGTAGTAAAGCATTATTTCAAGCTTAAAGAAAACGAAGAGGAAGAAAAAAAGGAAATTGATAAAATCCTGAGAAAGCTTACTGCGGAACTTGCAGAATTTCAGCCGCAGCTCTGGAGATATCAGAAATATATTTTCGACCTTGATTTAACAAGAGCAAAAGCGAAATTTGCAGAGCTGATCAACGCTGTTTTGCCGAAGATCAACCGTCATAAAACATTAAGGTTAAGAGATGCTTTTCATCCTTTGTTGTTTTTAAGAAATAAAGCGGAAAATAAAACGATTTATCCTCAAACCCTTACTTTTACGGAACACAACAGGATTATCTGTATCTCCGGCCCGAATGCGGGTGGAAAATCAATTACGCTGAAAACCGTTGGGTTGCTTCAGCTGATGATTCAGAGTGGAATCCTGGTTCCGGTGCATCCTAAATCCGAAATGTTTTTCTTTGAGAAGATCATGACCGATATTGGTGACAACCAGTCTATTGAAAACCATCTCTCGACGTATTCTTCACGATTAAGGAAAATGTCGGGAATCATCCGTGAAGCAGATGCGAACACACTTTTACTGATTGACGAATTTGGTACCGGCTCCGACCCTGAGTTAGGAGGCGCTTTAGCCGAAAGTTTCCTGGAGTTTTTCTACGATAAGAAAAGTTTTGCAATCATCACCACACATTATACCAATATAAAACTGGTGGTGGAACAGCTTCCGAATGCACAGAATGCAGCCATGCTCTTTAATGAAGACACGCTCGAACCGATGTATAAACTTGAAGTAGGACAAGCGGGAAGCTCCTTTACTTTTGAAGTAGCCGAGAAAAATAAAATTCCGAGGTTCATTATCCACTCTGCCAAGAAAAAGGTAGAACATGATATCGTAAATCTTGATAAAACCATCGTCAAACTTCAACAGGAAAAATATGAAGTTGAAAAGCTGAAATCCGATCTTGCAGAACGAAAAGAATCTGTTGAAGACAAACGCGATAACCTTCAAAAGCTGAATGAGCAGCTTCAGCAAAAATTGTATAATTTCCAGAAGCTTTATGAAGAAGAACATTGTAAACTGCAGTTCGGAAACAAGATTGAAACCTTCATCGATAGCTATACAAAAGGAAAATCTAGAAAAGATGTCGTGAAAGATTTTGTAAAACTCCTGGAACAGGAAAAATTCCGTAAACTGGGTGCTGACAAAGACGAAAGCAAGCGACTACAGGTTGTAAAACGAAAAATCACGCAACAGCTGAAGAAAGAGGAAGTGATTGAAAAAATTGCTGAAACAAACGAAAAATTAGAAGAAAAACGGCAAACTGACCGTTCCTTATGGATGAAAGTAGGACAAAGAGTCCGTATTGCCGGAAGCACAAGTGTGGGAACGATTGAAAAAATTTCGAAGAAAAAAGTAGTGGTGAACTATGGAACGTTCAAAACAACAATTGATGCAGATGAGCTGGAAAGAATTTAA
- a CDS encoding acyl-CoA thioesterase, with the protein MTTEERIEASETRIFKAVFPNTTNHYDTLFGGTAMQLMDEVAFIAATRFARKRVVTVSSDKIDFKRSIPAGTIVELIGRVVHVGNTSMKVNVEIYTEQMYSYERERAIVGDFTFVAIDEFKKPIQIL; encoded by the coding sequence ATGACTACAGAAGAAAGAATTGAAGCCTCGGAAACCAGAATTTTCAAAGCCGTTTTTCCCAACACTACCAACCATTACGATACGCTTTTCGGAGGAACCGCCATGCAGCTGATGGATGAAGTAGCCTTTATTGCGGCGACACGCTTTGCCAGAAAACGTGTCGTAACGGTAAGCAGTGACAAGATCGATTTTAAGCGGTCTATTCCTGCCGGAACGATTGTGGAATTGATAGGGAGAGTGGTGCACGTGGGAAATACAAGTATGAAAGTAAATGTGGAAATCTACACCGAGCAGATGTATTCTTATGAAAGGGAAAGAGCCATCGTGGGGGATTTTACTTTTGTCGCGATTGATGAATTTAAGAAACCAATTCAGATTTTATAA